The following proteins are co-located in the Telopea speciosissima isolate NSW1024214 ecotype Mountain lineage chromosome 9, Tspe_v1, whole genome shotgun sequence genome:
- the LOC122640756 gene encoding E3 ubiquitin-protein ligase AIRP2-like isoform X1 has product MYLASMRKSFKDSLKVLEADIQHANTLASDFPREYDGACVQMRLSYSPAAHLFLFLVQWTDCHLAGTLGLLRILIYKVYVDGTTTMSTHERKASIREFYGVIFPSLSQLQRGVTDMEDKKQKAVCVERYRRRDDDERKQISEVDVEREEECGICMEMNSKIVLPNCSHVMCMKCYREWHSRSQSCPFCRDSLKRVNSCDLWVFTDSRDIVDMATLTRENLRRLFMYIDKLPLVIPDTVFDAYDSHVK; this is encoded by the exons ATGTACCTGGCTTCCATGCGAAAATCTTTCAAGGATTCTCTCAAAGTTCTTGAAGCTGATATTCAACATGCCAATACACT GGCGTCCGATTTTCCAAGGGAATATGATGGTGCCTGTGTTCAGATGCGTTTGTCGTATAGTCCTGCTGCACACCTGTTTCTTTTTCTAGTGCAATGGACAGACTGCCACCTTGCTGGTACCCTTGGATTGTTAAGAATCCTAATTTATAAG GTTTATGTGGATGGCACAACTACCATGTCAACCCATGAAAGGAAAGCAAGCATTAGGGAGTTCTATG GTGTAATATTTCCCTCTTTATCGCAACTTCAAAGAGGGGTTACTGATATGGAAGATAAGAAGCAGAAGGCAGTCTGTGTGGAAAGGTACAGGAGGAGAGATGATGACGAACGCAAACAAATTTCAGAAGTAGATgttgaaagagaagaagaatgtgGAATTTGCATGGAGATGAATAGTAAGATTGTCTTGCCCAACTGCAGCCATGTTATGTGCATGAAATGCTACCGTGAATG GCATTCGAGATCTCAGTCATGTCCTTTCTGCCGTGACAGTCTTAAGAGAGTAAATTCATGTGATCTCTGGGTCTTCACTGACAGCAGGGACATAGTTGACATGGCAACGCTTACTAGGGAGAACCTGAGGAGACTCTTCATGTACATAGATAAGTTGCCTCTGGTCATCCCCGATACTGTTTTTGATGCCTACGATTCTCACGTGAAATAG
- the LOC122640756 gene encoding E3 ubiquitin-protein ligase AIRP2-like isoform X2 has translation MRLSYSPAAHLFLFLVQWTDCHLAGTLGLLRILIYKVYVDGTTTMSTHERKASIREFYGVIFPSLSQLQRGVTDMEDKKQKAVCVERYRRRDDDERKQISEVDVEREEECGICMEMNSKIVLPNCSHVMCMKCYREWHSRSQSCPFCRDSLKRVNSCDLWVFTDSRDIVDMATLTRENLRRLFMYIDKLPLVIPDTVFDAYDSHVK, from the exons ATGCGTTTGTCGTATAGTCCTGCTGCACACCTGTTTCTTTTTCTAGTGCAATGGACAGACTGCCACCTTGCTGGTACCCTTGGATTGTTAAGAATCCTAATTTATAAG GTTTATGTGGATGGCACAACTACCATGTCAACCCATGAAAGGAAAGCAAGCATTAGGGAGTTCTATG GTGTAATATTTCCCTCTTTATCGCAACTTCAAAGAGGGGTTACTGATATGGAAGATAAGAAGCAGAAGGCAGTCTGTGTGGAAAGGTACAGGAGGAGAGATGATGACGAACGCAAACAAATTTCAGAAGTAGATgttgaaagagaagaagaatgtgGAATTTGCATGGAGATGAATAGTAAGATTGTCTTGCCCAACTGCAGCCATGTTATGTGCATGAAATGCTACCGTGAATG GCATTCGAGATCTCAGTCATGTCCTTTCTGCCGTGACAGTCTTAAGAGAGTAAATTCATGTGATCTCTGGGTCTTCACTGACAGCAGGGACATAGTTGACATGGCAACGCTTACTAGGGAGAACCTGAGGAGACTCTTCATGTACATAGATAAGTTGCCTCTGGTCATCCCCGATACTGTTTTTGATGCCTACGATTCTCACGTGAAATAG
- the LOC122638781 gene encoding sphingolipid delta(4)-desaturase DES1-like — MGGEEREEGVMATDFFWSYTDEPHASRRRQILSQYPQIKELFGPDPWAFLKITVVVSLQLWTATFLHSAGWLKILTVAYFFGSFLNHNLFLAIHELSHNLAFSTPVYNRWLGIFANLPIGVPMSVTFQKYHLEHHRFQGVDGMDMDIPSHTEAHLVTNVISKSIWVILQLFFYALRPLFLKPKPPGWWEFTNLVIQIALDAVMVYFWGWKSLAYLILSTFVGGGMHPMAGHFISEHYIFHPEQETYSYYGPLNLLTWSVGYHNEHHDFPRIPGSKLYKVKEIAPEYYENFMSYRSWSQVIYMYVMDRTVGPFSRMKRKGSKNSVVTKKDD, encoded by the exons atgggcggggaagagagagaggaaggagtaATGGCCACAGACTTCTTCTGGTCATACACAGACGAACCTCATGCTTCCCGAAGGCGACAGATCCTCTCTCAGTACCCACAAATCAAAGAACTTTTCGGACCTGATCCTTGGGCTTTTCTCAAG ATTACTGTGGTTGTTTCACTTCAGCTATGGACTGCAACTTTCCTCCACAGTGCTGGTTGGCTGAAGATTTTGACAGTAGCCTATTTTTTTGGCTCCTTCCTCAACCACAACCTCTTCCTAGCAATCCATGAGCTCAGTCATAACCTCGCCTTCTCAACCCCAGTCTACAATCGCTGGCTTGGGATCTTTGCTAATCTTCCCATTGGTGTCCCCATGTCTGTCACCTTCCAAAAGTATCACCTAGAGCATCACCGCTTCCAAGGTGTTGATGGCATGGACATGGACATCCCTAGCCACACCGAAGCCCACTTGGTCACTAATGTTATCTCCAAGTCCATATGGGTAATCTTGCAGCTCTTCTTCTATGCACTCCGGCCTCTCTTTCTCAAGCCAAAGCCCCCTGGTTGGTGGGAGTTCACCAACTTGGTCATCCAGATTGCACTTGATGCTGTGATGGTCTATTTCTGGGGTTGGAAGTCTTTGGCTTACTTGATCCTCTCCACATTTGTTGGGGGTGGAATGCATCCTATGGCTGGCCACTTCATCTCAGAACACTATATCTTCCATCCAGAACAGGAGACTTATTCTTACTATGGTCCCTTGAACCTACTTACATGGAGCGTCGGATACCACAATGAGCACCATGACTTCCCACGAATTCCTGGGAGCAAACTCTACAAAGTGAAGGAGATTGCCCCAGAGTACTATGAGAATTTTATGTCATACAGATCTTGGAGCCAGGTGATTTACATGTATGTCATGGACCGGACCGTTGGACCATTTAGCAGGATGAAGAGAAAGGGGTCCAAGAACAGTGTTGTGACCAAGAAAGATGATTAA
- the LOC122639742 gene encoding tetraspanin-19 — protein MGRMARSCLQSLLKLVNSILGMIGIAIIIYSFWMFRVWQRHIDGSPFVDSNFPIPWFIYVSLGLGITLCVITCSGHIAAETANGHCLSCYMVFVFLLLMLEAAVAADVFLNSHWEEDFPEDPTGVFDKFKDFIDSNFDFCKWIGLFVVSAQGLSVLLSMVLRALGPDPGRYYDSDDDYAPVTLPLLRNPVQPPPYVVIDPQFAPKNDAWNGRVYDKTIR, from the exons ATGGGAAGGATGGCGAGGAGTTGCCTACAGTCGCTGCTGAAACTCGTCAATTCGATTCTTGGGATGATTGGGATTGCGATTATTATTTACAGTTTCTGGATGTTTAGGGTTTGGCAGAGACACATAGATGGGTCTCCTTTCGTTGATTCTAATTTTCCTATTCCATG GTTTATCTATGTATCTCTTGGCCTTGGAATCACTTTGTGTGTGATCACGTGCTCTGGTCATATTGCTGCAGAGACTGCAAATGGTCATTGCCTTTCTTGT TATATGGTGTTTGTCTTCTTGCTTCTAATGTTGGAGGCTGCAGTGGCCGCTGATGTTTTTCTAAACAGCCATTGGGAAGAG GACTTCCCCGAGGATCCCACTGGGGTATTTGATAAGTTCAAAGATTTCATTGACTCAAATTTTGATTTCTGCAAATGGATAGGCCTGTTTGTTGTGTCTGCACAG GGATTGTCAGTCTTATTGTCCATGGTTCTCAGAGCACTCGGGCCAGATCCTGGAAGATAttatgatagtgatgatgattatgCTCCAGTCACGCTTCCGCTCTTGAGGAACCCTGTTCAGCCACCCCCATATGTTGTCATTGACCCCCAGTTTGCCCCAAAAAATGATGCTTGGAATGGGAGGGTTTACGATAAG ACAATCAGGTAA
- the LOC122639743 gene encoding putative [ribosomal protein S18]-alanine N-acetyltransferase, giving the protein MVIPVINELGQESKNRNKVVEEIVKLERKIFPKHESLAKSFNEELRKRNCGLLYSEVAGEVAGYIMYSWPSSLFASITKLAVRENCRRQGHGEALMKAAIEKCRTRKIQRLTLHVDPSRTAALALYRKLGFEIDKLIEGYYSSDRHAYRMYLDFNND; this is encoded by the exons ATGGTGATTCCTGTCATCAATGAGCTCGGTCAAGAATCAAAGAATCGGAACAAAGTGGTGGAAGAGATTGTGAAATTAGAGAGAAAGATATTCCCCAAACATGAATCACTCGCGAAGTCATTCAACGAGGAGCTAAGAAAGAGGAATTGTGGATTGCTCTATTCGGAGGTAGCCGGAGAAGTTGCAGGCTACATCATGTATTCATGGCCTTCTTCCTTGTTTGCTTCCATTACCAAGCTTGCAG TGAGGGAGAATTGCCGAAGGCAAGGCCATGGAGAAGCACTGATGAAAGCAGCAATTGAGAAATGCAGAACCAGGAAGATCCAGCGTTTGACGCTTCACGTTGATCCTTCGAGGACAGCTGCCCTTGCTCTCTATCGCAAATTAGGTTTTGAAATCGATAAACTGATTGAAGGTTATTATTCTTCCGATCGACATGCTTACAGAATGTATTTGGACTTCAACAACGATTAA